A single window of Nicotiana tomentosiformis chromosome 1, ASM39032v3, whole genome shotgun sequence DNA harbors:
- the LOC104101529 gene encoding uncharacterized protein, translated as MAQKVSDPGSFTISCTIGSYAFAKALCDLGASINLMPLAIYTKLGIGRTRPTLMLLQLADRTVKRLTGILDDVLVQVGKFVFPANFVILDCQVDEEIPIILGRPFLATGRALIDCEIGELKMRLNNEEIIFNVQQSMRRSSEFANCSLMEVVDMILQEEDETLNVKDPLEACLMNLEEMDGEGLAEWVMALKGQGFWKREP; from the coding sequence ATGGCCCAAAAGGTGTCTGATCCAGGTAGCTTCACTATCTCATGCACTATTGggagttatgcttttgctaaagcattgtgtgacttgggagccagcataaacttgatgcccttggcaatCTATACAAAACTGGGCATTGGCAGGACTAGACCGACCTTAATGttgctgcaactggctgatcgCACAGTCAAAAGACTGACAGGAATTCTTGATGATGTGCTTGTGCAAGTGGGAAAATTTGTATTTCCTGCAAACTTTGTTATTCTTGACTGTCAGGTGGATGAAGAGATACCCATCATTCTTGGAAGGCCATTCTTAGCCACTGGGAGAGCATTAATTGATTGTGAGAttggagagttgaaaatgaggttgaacaatgaagaaataatattcaacgttCAACAATCCATGAGAAGATCCAGTGAATTTGCAAACTGCTCACTAATGGAGGTCGTGGATATGATACTGCAAGAAGAGGATGAGACCCTTAATGTCAAGGATCCACTAGAAGCctgcttgatgaatttggaagagatggatGGTGAAGGGTTGGCAGAGTGGGTCATGGCTCTCAAAGGTCAAGGATTCTGGAAAAGGGAACCTTAG